The following proteins are co-located in the Silene latifolia isolate original U9 population chromosome 1, ASM4854445v1, whole genome shotgun sequence genome:
- the LOC141651444 gene encoding uncharacterized protein LOC141651444: protein MDPMATLPNRYSISGVQRSIYSHVGDVKSSQIQFFQTIVYAFNEVAEREPLWSNLKRLSDNLQGPWSIGGDFNCVLYAKERMGGNVTNAESELFQDCLDYCCLTDIKAIGSFYTWNNKQPPDSRVYSRLDKFLVNNNWMVRFPEYFANFLPEGNFDYSPCLVAKDTRHLSKNRPFKYFNMWSSAPSFQEKVQAMWNIRIEGTKMQLAKQLGNVEMIQEEYDLLQLHKNLQHSRMEFLKQKAKAHWIKEGDCNTAYFHGVIKSRRNKNFIYQMKDHKGQMHAVCTNQHMHRLLQTVTADEIKDTMFHIPNDKAPGPNEFSSKFCKDTWDMMGGGEITAAIMDFFNSGSLLKQLNATTITLIPKVDRHTTVYQYRPIACCNVIYKCISKIICNRLSGVLPDIISPNQGGFIQGRSIMENILIFKISSDYMGGGATGTGTRRSSIPLTLYHLHGIIDKTDGSHHNGQWFQEFFMEWGVDYTRTPLVSWDKICKPKSEGGLGLKDDAIWNQTAIGKLVWWIFDKPDHLWVKWVNHIYIKQKTWIAYRQQVWKKQKGLDYTVAKGYDYLRDRGDKVQWYELVWHKWSTPKHSILA from the exons ATGGATCCTATGGCAACCCTCCCAAATAGATATTCAATTTCTGGAGTACAACGCTCAATATATTCACATGTTGGTGATGTTAAAAGCTCTCAAATCCAATTCTTCCAAACTATTGTGTATGCTTTCAATGAAGTTGCTGAGAGAGAACCTCTTTGGTCCAATTTAAAGAGACTTTCTGATAATTTGCAAGGACCTTGGTCCATAGGGGGAGATTTTAATTGTGTATTATATGCTAAAGAAAGAATGGGGGGCAATGTAACTAATGCTGAATCAGAGCTTTTTCAAGACTGTCTTGACTATTGCTGCTTGACTGATATTAAGGCTATAGGTTCCTTCTATACGTGGAACAACAAGCAGCCCCCAGATTCCAGGGTATATAGCAGACTTGATAAATTTCTAGTCAATAATAATTGGATGGTCAGGTTCCCTGAGTACTTTGCTAATTTTTTGCCTGAAGGGAATTTTGATTACTCTCCATGTCTGGTGGCTAAGGATACTAGGCACCTCTCTAAGAACAGGCCttttaaatactttaatatgtggagtTCAGCCCCAAGTTTCCAGGAAAAAGTGCAGGCTATGTGGAATATCAGAATTGAAGGGACTAAGAT GCAGTTAGCTAAACAACTAGGGAATGTGGAGATGATACAGGAAGAATATGATTTGCTTCAACTCCACAAAAATCTGCAACACTCAAGAATGGAGTTCCTTAAACAAAAAGCTAAAGCTCACTGGATCAAGGAAGGGGATTGTAACACTGCCTACTTTCATGGAGTCATTAAGTCAAGGAGGAACAAAAACTTTATTTATCAGATGAAGGACCATAAGGGTCAGATGCATG CTGTTTGTACTAATCAGCACATGCATAGGCTGTTACAAACAGTTACAGCAGATGAGATCAAGGATACCATGTTCCACATTCCAAATGATAAAGCGCCTGGACCTAACGAGTTTTCAAGTAAGTTTTGTAAAGATACTTGGGACATGATGGGAGGGGGGGAGATTACTGCAGCTATAATGGATTTCTTCAACTCAGGCTCTCTTCTTAAACAATTGAATGCAACTACTATCACTCTAATTCCTAAAGTTGACAGGCATACTACAGTCTATCAATATAGGCCAATAGCGTGCTGCAATGTCATTTATAAATGCATATCCAAGATTATTTGCAATAGACTCTCAGGTGTGCTACCTGACATTATTTCTCCTAATCAAGGTGGTTTCATTCAAGGGAGGAGTATAATGGAGAATATTTTAATATTCAAGATATCATCAGATTATATGGGAGGGG GGGCAACGGGGACTGGGACAAGGAGATCCTCTATCCCCCTTACTCTTTACCATTTGCATGGAATAATTGACAAGACTGATGGCTCACACCACAATGGACAATGGTTTCAG GAATTTTTTATGGAATGGGGGGTAGATTATACCAGAACCCCCTTGGTTTCATGGGATAAGATCTGCAAACCAAAGTCTGAAGGAGGCCTCGGGTTAAAAGATGATGCAATTTGGAATCAAACAGCAATTGGCAAGCTTGTATGGTGGATTTTTGATAAACCAGACCATCTGTGGGTGAAGTGGGTCAACCATATATACATAAAACAAAAAACTTGGATTGCTTATCGACAACAGGTTTGGAAAAAGCAGAAAGGCCTAGATTATACAGTAGCGAAAGGTTATGATTACCTTAGAGACAGAGGCGATAAAGTTCAGTGGTATGAGTTGGTCTGGCACAAATGGTCTACTCCAAAGCACAGCATCCTAGCATAG